A stretch of the Argentina anserina chromosome 6, drPotAnse1.1, whole genome shotgun sequence genome encodes the following:
- the LOC126800232 gene encoding vacuolar-sorting receptor 1-like produces the protein MKAKIGFLVCVWFLLCGFCVARFVVEKNSLKVTSPNSLKNVYECAIGNFGVPQYGGTLVGTVFYPKVNQKACKSFEDFDMSFKSKPGGLPTFLLADRGDCYFTLKAWNAQNGGAAAILVADDKTEPLITMDTPEEENPVADYLQKIAIPSALISKSLGDSIKKALSDGEMVNINLDWTEALPHPDERVEYEFWTNSNDECGPKCDSQIDFVKNFKGAAQVLERKGYTQFTPHYITWYCPEAFILSKQCQSQCINHGRYCAPDPEQDFSKGYDGKDVVVQNLRQACFYKVANESGKPWLWWDYATDFAIRCPMKEKKYTDDCANQVIESLGVDLKKIQKCIGDPKADEENAVLKAEQDAQIGKGSRGDVTILPTLVINSRQYRGKLAKGAILKAICAGFQETTEPAVCLSEEIETNECLENNGGCWQDKASNLTACRDTFRGRVCECPTVQGVKFVGDGYTRCKASGALRCEINNGGCWRETRNGKTYSACHDDHTKGCMCPPGFKGDGEKTCEDVDECKEKTACQCAQCKCKNTWGSYECSCGGGLLYMREHDACIGKSSRDTEYSWSFIWVIILCLGAVGVGGYAVYKYRIRRYMDSEIRAIMAQYMPLDNQGEIPNHVARGDI, from the exons ATGAAGGCAAAGATTGGATTTTTAGTGTGTGTTTGGTTTCTGCTATGTGGGTTTTGTGTGGCGAGGTTTGTGGTGGAGAAAAACAGCTTGAAAGTGACTTCTCCAAACTCATTGAAGAATGTTTATGAATGTGCAATTGGAAATTTTGGGGTTCCTCAGTATGGAGGGACCTTGGTTGGGACTGTGTTTTATCCCAAGGTTAATCAGAAGGCATGCAAGAGTTTTGAAGATTTTGATATGTCATTCAAATCCAAGCCTGGTGGATTGCCTACCTTTCTTCTTGCCGATCGAGGAG ATTGTTATTTCACATTGAAGGCTTGGAATGCTCAGAATGGTGGAGCGGCCGCTATTCTTGTTGCAGATGACAAAACTGAGCCATTGATTACCATGGACACTCCTGAGGAAGAGAATCCTGTTGCTGATTATCTGCAGAAGATTGCAATTCCCTCCGCTCTTATCAGCAAATCTTTGGGGGATAGCATTAAAAAAGCTCTATCTGATGGAGAGATGGTCAACATTAATCTAGACTGGACAGAGGCTCTTCCACATCCCGATGAGCGTGTTGAGTATGAGTTCTGGACAAACAGCAATGATGAATGTGGACCAAAGTGTGACAGTCAGATTGATTTTGTGAAGAACTTCAAAGGGGCTGCTCAGGTGCTTGAGCGGAAAGGGTACACTCAATTTACTCCACACTATATCACTTGGTACTGCCCAGAAGCTTTTATTTTGAGCAAACAGTGCCAGTCTCAGtgcatcaatcatgggaggtACTGCGCTCCAGATCCCGAACAGGATTTCAGTAAAGGTTATGATGGAAAAGATGTCGTGGTTCAAAATCTCCGTCAAGCTTGCTTCTATAAAGTGGCTAATGAAAGTGGAAAGCCATGGCTTTGGTGGGACTATGCGACCGATTTTGCAATTCGATGCCCaatgaaagagaagaagtACACTGACGACTGTGCAAATCAAGTTATTGAATCATTAG GTGTTGATCTTAAGAAGATACAGAAATGTATTGGGGATCCTAAGGCAGATGAGGAGAATGCAGTTCTAAAGGCTGAACAGGATGCACAG ATCGGCAAGGGCTCCCGTGGAGATGTTACCATATTGCCAACTCTTGTTATAAACAGCAGACAGTACAGAG GAAAATTGGCCAAAGGAGCTATTCTGAAGGCCATCTGTGCTGGTTTCCAAGAAACTACTGAGCCAGCTGTGTGTTTGAGTGAAG AGATAGAAACCAATGAGTGCCTGGAAAACAATGGAGGTTGCTGGCAGGACAAAGCCTCTAACTTAACTGCGTGCAGG gATACATTCCGGGGAAGAGTGTGCGAATGCCCTACTGTGCAAGGCGTGAAGTTTGTGGGTGATGGTTATACTCGCTGTAAAG CTTCTGGGGCATTACGCTGTGAAATCAACAATGGAGGTTGTTGGAGAGAAACTCGGAATGGCAAGACTTACTCTGCATGTCAT GATGACCATACAAAAGGTTGCATGTGCCCGCCAGGATTCAAGGGTGACGGAGAGAAAACATGTGAAG ATGTTGATGAATGTAAGGAGAAAACAGCTTGTCAATGTGCACAATGTAAATGCAAGAATACTTGGGGCAGTTATGAGTGCAGCTGTGGTGGTGGTTTACTGTACATGAGAGAGCATGATGCATGCATAG GTAAAAGTTCCAGGGATACGGAGTATAGCTGGAGCTTTATTTGGGTTATCATTCTATGCTTGGGTGCTGTTGGAGTTGGAGGATATGCAGTTTACAAGTACAGAATCCGA AGATACATGGACTCAGAGATCCGGGCAATCATGGCACAGTACATGCCATTGGATAACCAAGGAGAAATACCCAATCATGTTGCACGCGGCGATATCTGA
- the LOC126800260 gene encoding protein FATTY ACID EXPORT 3, chloroplastic isoform X1 translates to MSVTLHSVSLLNPNPSSTSRFKNAATPLALSSRRFDQFLNRRGYGVAAPKGLGCGGGSVSLHRRSLWCRPIVAVAASQDDSKHSEIEVEKEKENAKLKVEESEEAWEQTLASFKEQALKMQSVSQEAYEIYFKKSLVILKGTSEQLKIQADKARNDLTEIAKEIGEEGKVYISTAAKNYPEPLKEIVETFQTSSDDLNDVTKIRDFHVGIPYGLVLSLGGFLSFMVTGSVAAIRFGVIFGGILLALSVLSLRSYKQGETFPLALKGQTGIASIIFLREARLLSQRSWIPYLLTTLVSGGIAAFYVYRIVQNGKHQKDSSFE, encoded by the exons ATGAGCGTCACGTTGCACTCGGTCTCGCTcttaaaccctaaccctagctCCACCTCTCGCTTCAAAAACGCCGCCACTCCACTCGCCTTGTCTTCGCGGCGGTTCGATCAATTCCTCAACCGTCGCGGTTATGGAGTAGCAGCTCCGAAAGGTCTCGGCTGCGGCGGCGGCTCAGTCTCTCTCCACCGCCGGAGCTTGTGGTGCCGGCCGATTGTGGCCGTCGCTGCCTCGCAAGATGACTCG aAGCATTCAGAGATTGAGGTTgagaaggaaaaggaaaatgcCAAGTTGAAAGTGGAAGAATCTGAAGAAGCTTGGGAACAGACTCTGGCTTCTTTCAAAGAACAAGCTTTAAAGATGCAAAGTGTCTCTCAGGAAGCGTATGAGATATACTTCAAGAAATCTTTAGTAATTTTGAAGGGGACGTCCGAGCAGTTGAAGATACAGGCTGATAAGGCAAGGAATGATTTGACTGAGATTGCTAAGGAGATTGGTGAAGAAGGTAAAGTGTATATCTCCACAGCCGCAAAGAATTATCCCGAGCCGTTGAAGGAAATTGTTGAAACGTTTCAAACTTCATCTGATGATCTCAATGACGTCACTAAAATCCGTGACTTTCATGTCGGGATACCATATG GTTTGGTTCTGTCCCTTGGTGGCTTCCTCTCCTTCATGGTAACTGGAAGTGTTGCTGCAATTAGGTTTGGGGTTATCTTTGGTGGTATCCTTTTGGCTCTGAGTGTTTTGAGTTTGAGATCATATAAGCAAGGAGAAACTTTTCCTTTGGCCTTGAAAGGGCAGACTG GTATTGCCAGTATAATTTTTCTGAGGGAGGCACGCCTACTGTCTCAG AGATCATGGATTCCGTATCTGTTGACAACCCTTGTCAG CGGAGGTATTGCAGCTTTCTATGTCTATAGGATTGTACAGAATGGTAAACACCAAAAAGATTCAAGCTTTGAATGA
- the LOC126800260 gene encoding protein FATTY ACID EXPORT 3, chloroplastic isoform X2 yields MSVTLHSVSLLNPNPSSTSRFKNAATPLALSSRRFDQFLNRRGYGVAAPKGLGCGGGSVSLHRRSLWCRPIVAVAASQDDSHSEIEVEKEKENAKLKVEESEEAWEQTLASFKEQALKMQSVSQEAYEIYFKKSLVILKGTSEQLKIQADKARNDLTEIAKEIGEEGKVYISTAAKNYPEPLKEIVETFQTSSDDLNDVTKIRDFHVGIPYGLVLSLGGFLSFMVTGSVAAIRFGVIFGGILLALSVLSLRSYKQGETFPLALKGQTGIASIIFLREARLLSQRSWIPYLLTTLVSGGIAAFYVYRIVQNGKHQKDSSFE; encoded by the exons ATGAGCGTCACGTTGCACTCGGTCTCGCTcttaaaccctaaccctagctCCACCTCTCGCTTCAAAAACGCCGCCACTCCACTCGCCTTGTCTTCGCGGCGGTTCGATCAATTCCTCAACCGTCGCGGTTATGGAGTAGCAGCTCCGAAAGGTCTCGGCTGCGGCGGCGGCTCAGTCTCTCTCCACCGCCGGAGCTTGTGGTGCCGGCCGATTGTGGCCGTCGCTGCCTCGCAAGATGACTCG CATTCAGAGATTGAGGTTgagaaggaaaaggaaaatgcCAAGTTGAAAGTGGAAGAATCTGAAGAAGCTTGGGAACAGACTCTGGCTTCTTTCAAAGAACAAGCTTTAAAGATGCAAAGTGTCTCTCAGGAAGCGTATGAGATATACTTCAAGAAATCTTTAGTAATTTTGAAGGGGACGTCCGAGCAGTTGAAGATACAGGCTGATAAGGCAAGGAATGATTTGACTGAGATTGCTAAGGAGATTGGTGAAGAAGGTAAAGTGTATATCTCCACAGCCGCAAAGAATTATCCCGAGCCGTTGAAGGAAATTGTTGAAACGTTTCAAACTTCATCTGATGATCTCAATGACGTCACTAAAATCCGTGACTTTCATGTCGGGATACCATATG GTTTGGTTCTGTCCCTTGGTGGCTTCCTCTCCTTCATGGTAACTGGAAGTGTTGCTGCAATTAGGTTTGGGGTTATCTTTGGTGGTATCCTTTTGGCTCTGAGTGTTTTGAGTTTGAGATCATATAAGCAAGGAGAAACTTTTCCTTTGGCCTTGAAAGGGCAGACTG GTATTGCCAGTATAATTTTTCTGAGGGAGGCACGCCTACTGTCTCAG AGATCATGGATTCCGTATCTGTTGACAACCCTTGTCAG CGGAGGTATTGCAGCTTTCTATGTCTATAGGATTGTACAGAATGGTAAACACCAAAAAGATTCAAGCTTTGAATGA